The following is a genomic window from Lysinibacillus sp. G4S2.
CAACAAGTTCCAATAAAACGTATATTCGTTCAATGGATCAAACAACGGTTTATGATCTATTTGAAGATGGGGAAAACTTAGGTTCTATCAAGGTTACTGTTCGAGAAATCGATAATGGGGATTTCTTCATTTTCACTCAATTACAAAATAAAAGCAGCAAAGGGTATAGTGCTTCGATATCGTACCCTATCAGCGGAAATGTACAGTATGATTTGATAGATTTTGAACGACAGGAAATTCAACATGAGCACGATAATGTATCAGGTGTAGATCCAACCACCTATCCTATCGGTCTGTTAAAAGTAAACGAAAACGAAAACGAAAACTTAGTTACTAATATGATGATAAGCAGAAACTACGTAACGAAAGAACTGATAAAAAAGTATGAGAACGGTGACAAGAGTGTGGTTCGGGAGTTGACGAGTGAAAATAAGAACTTGAATTTAATTAAAGATAATAATGGACTTACTGTAACACTTCCACTTCACTCAGTAGGAAATGATTTATCTGAAAACTGGGTGTTAGTGGCACAAGAGCCTCTGTTTAAAAAAGAACAAGCTCTCGATGAATGGATTAGTCAAAGTACCAAACATTACAAAGAAATTAACAAATGGTATACAGCCGAAGGGCCTTATACAAAACTCCCGTGGTCGATCGAACCGGAAACTAAGTTAGGATATGGGCGAAATCTAGTGAGGGTTCAAGATAAGAAAGCATTAAATTACTATGAAACTACACAGGAGCGATACTTCTACGATTTGCTATTAAATTCTATTGCTAACTTATTTATTTTTCAAGGAGATAAAAAAGGGTTATGGGAAACGGAGTATACGAGTACGTGGTTGAAAAAAGATTACGGAATCAATGCTCCCTATATCGATACTAGGCATAACGAAAAAATCGCGTTATTCCTAAAAGAAGCTGGGAACATTCTTGACATCAAAGAGCTCAAAAACTCGACCATCATCTATGCGGATTTCTTGGTCAATCAGGCGAAAAACGGAAACATAATAGAAGTTCCCAAAGGTGGTTACCTTGTGACTGATTATTATTCTCCTCAGCAGGCAAAGAAGACACATGTATCTTTAAATCATGCTTTAGGAGAAATGAATTTTTTACTAGAAACCTATCAACAAACAAAAGGAGAATCCTATATAGACGTAGCCAGAAATATGAGAAGGGGCGTTGAAAGCATCGGAGAAAAATGGTTACGAGAGAATGGGGATGTGTGGTATCAAGTGAATGGTGATTTCACATTTGAAGGAACCGATTATCCTCTCTTGACTTTAGAAGATTTACTGAAGTCTCAACAAACTTGGGAGGCAGTCGGAGAAAAACGAAGTGAAATATTTGATCGTCTCATTCGCTCGAAAACACAATATCTTGTGGAAAGCAAACAGGAAATTCTTCGACCGGTAGCAATTTCTCTCATCAACCAAGGATTTGGGGATATCATAGAAGGATACAATAATATTCCTAAGTTCTAATAAAACCCATTAAGGCTATTCTTACTCTATAAATGGGGGTCGTGATTGTTTGACAATAAAGGAAGAAAATGACCAATATTTTTTATAAAAATCAATCTTCATACTATTATATAAGAGCAGGCGTGTTGATTAGGAAAAAATAGGTTTATTTTGATCGATGAAAGGGTTTTTCTTGTTGCTATTTAGTATCGAGCCCCAAAACAGAATCGCTAAGCTACTTTCGTTCGTTTTATAGGAATACTTTGAAGATTTATCGAAACAAAATCGCTCTTTATCGAAACTATTTGAGCTTTTATCGAAACAAAATCTCATTTTATCGAAACTATTTGGGCTTTTATCGAAATACAAGCTCTTTCAATCAAAGAAATCAACCACATGTTATGATGAAGAGCTTGTAGCGTAGGGCTACTCGACGCTCGCTCGCAGGAAGCCTTGCTCTGTGCGAAAGCGAAGCGACAGCAACAAATTGTTTTATCTGTGCGAAAGCGAGTAGCCCGTAGCGGAAATCAGATCCTTCTAATTTAATTAGGGTGGATAAAAATGGTTAATCAACACACCTGATATAAGAGTCCATTTTGATTAATTCTTTAAAAATGGATTCTTTTTATTTATCTCAAAATGCACGTGACATTGACCAAAAGGTGTTACTAGAAAAATAAAAATCCCCTGTGAGTGTATACCCAACTTAAGGTTTAAATCAAATTCAATAAAATTCTTCCTGATGCAGTCTCATAATCGATTACTCCTGAATTTTACCAATATCTTATTGACCTAATAAAAATTTAGCTGTATTGATTGACCCTCCCCTTACAGGAAACATTATATTTATAACAGGAGGGAGGTGATTGTTATGTTGACAATTGGTGAGTTTTCAAAAATATCACATCTCACATTGAAAACTCTTCGCTACTATGATGAAATTGGACTTTTAAAACCTGCTTTCATAGACGCTAAAAATAACTATCGTTATTATAATATTTCTCAATTAGAAACAGCTTTATTGATTGCTCGCTTAAAAAGCTATTTATTTTCGTTAGAAGAAATTAAGGTTATTTTAGCTAATTGGGAGGATACCGAACTTTTTAACTCTAAAATGAAAGCGAAACAACAAAATCTGACACAACAGATTACATTTTATTCTTCGTTGTTAAAAAAATTAAAGCTTGATATTCAACTGTTAGATGAAGAAAAAAATATCATGGGTTATTTAGATCAGATTGAGATTAAACTTGTGGATCACTTAACCTATAATATATTATCTCAACGAAAACAAATGAATACTGCTGATTTTCTAATGCACTTTAATGAGTTGTTTTGTAAAATTATGTTTGAAAAATTATCAGCTATTGCAAAGCCACTTGCTATTTTCCATAGTTCAGAATATGAACCTGAAAATTATGATATAGAAATGGCGATTCCCCTTGCAATGGCCACAAATGAAACAAAAGTGTTTAATCCTGGTCTTTGCGCAATGGCTGTGCTTATTGGCTCTTACGATGATTTACCTTCTATTCATACAAAGCTGCATGTTTGGATTGAGGAAAATAACTATAAACTGAACGGTGCTCCGTTTGAAGTTTATCAAACGGACCCTATAGTACACCGGAGGAGAGTAATATCATAGAGGTATATTTTCCTATAAAGTAAAAAATGAAGGAGCGTCTTGCAATGTATGGTATAAAAAAGTCAACGATAAAAGAAAAAATCTTGATATTAGTTGCTGAGATTATCTATTTAATCATTGCCTATTATTTGCTTTTCATTACATATGACAAATCAGGCATTTCACTTGGACTTTTTATTGCTTTAATTATTACAGCTTTACGATTAACAGCTATGATGTTTATATGGTTGCCTAGGGGGATTGCATGGCAAGAAGCCATCATGAACAGTATAGCTTTTGGGATTTATTATTTAGGTTTCCCCATTTTAATGATTACTAGTAATCAGGATCCAAACGTAACAGTACTTATTGTAGGCTGGGTATTATTTTTAGGTGGCAGTATGTTAAACACAGTTTCAGAGTTACTTAGAAAACCTTTTAAAGACAATCCTGAAAACCAAGGTAAACTATATACAGATGGATTATTTAAATATGCAATTCATATTAATTATCTTGGAGATTGTCTTTGGGTACTAGGTTTAGCGCTAATCTCCAACAATATTTATAGTTTGCTTATCCCTCTAAGCTTATTCTTAGTATTTGTTTTTGGCTATATTCCAAAATCTGATGACTACTTACAAAACAAGTACGGAGAACAATTTACAATATATAAACAGAAAACTAAAAAACTTATTCCTTTCGTTTGGTAAATAGTAGCATGGGAATGAAGGGTTCATCACTTACATTAATTGCAATTTACGTAATTTTTTTCATGAGGGAAATGAAACATTGAGTTATTCATTAGAGTTTTCACCAACTGGTGGTTTTGAAAAGCTTAATCGCAAATTAGAGGAAATGTCGTATATTTCTGACGGATACGGTTGGACCAATTACATTTTTGATAAATTTAAACAAGAAAAAGTTACTTTTAAAGAAGTCATTGAAAGTGATTCTGAATCTGAAACTTGTGTTTTGATAACGTTTAACGAAAACGATTTTAGAATGCTACTGCAAAAAGTATCTCTTTATGTCAGAGAGCTTTCGCTAACGAAAATTAGTGATAACTGTGAAGAAAATACAAAAACCATGATAATCAGCCGATTTTGGAGTCACGAAGATGAAGACGATGAAATATGCAAACCTGAGATTATGTTTAGAAGACCACGCGTGGACTATAGAATTAGCGAATATATATGGTCTTTTTTGGAAAGCACTCTGTTGATGGAAAAAAGGATTTTGCAAAAAAACAGTATGGCGATAACCTTGTTTATGGGGCCGATATACAAACGTCATAAGTTCTTTTATGATTCCGCATACAACACAGAGACCAAAAAGTTCCGCCCAGCGATGAGGGGAAGTAAACTGAAGGATATCAGTATATCATGCAGTTATAATGGTTTTAATGAAAAAATGTCGCCCGCAGAATATGCAGATATTGTTTATGATATGTACTGTTCATTTTTAGTAGACAGTTATAAAAAAATAACAAAGGAAGAATGTGATGAGTTAAAAGGCATGATCGATTTTGATGTCATCCATTCGTTTGAATTTCCTGCGACTTTTGATAATCAGAAGTACTGTGCAGATGGAGGCGGATATGGTGGCAGAACTGTAAATGGAATTGTGGATGAAAAGGCTGTTCCCTATAATTATCGAGAAGCCTACATTAACCAGTTTGGAAAATAACTATACCGAAAAGAAAGCGGGAGCTTGCGGAAAATGCATAAATGATTGCAGATGAGCTGTTATAACTCAACTTTCGCTAAATTTGGAGGTTTTATGAAAAACAAGAATTTGATTTGTCGAAAACAAGGTGCATATTCCGAAGCATTAACAAGAGGGAATACATACCAAGTAATTGATATAAATAATGATAAAGAAATGGTTCGTATTAAATGTGACAATGGACGAATAAGATGGTTTCCATTATACCTTTTTAATATGAATAGTGAGGACGTCATAGATTTAATAAGCTGGAATTTTGATGATGAAGTATCAAATGACGCTAATGAAACAAATTGGATAGAAATAAGTTTGAAAATGAGTGACGGAAGTGAAAGATGGTGTATTCTTTATACTCCAGAACGGTTAAGAAACTGTTTACAACAGCCAAACGTATATCCAACAGGACTTCACATAAAGCATATGATCGTTGTTAAAAGTTACAATGTAGAGGATATACAGAGTGTTTTGGACTATCTTAATCAGGAAGACGAGTTGATTGGTGCAACATTACCACTATAGCAGTTCTTATTGAACTAACGAGGGTTTGACTTCAATAAGAAGTAAAACCTGTTTTTATTTATATTAAAGGTGCAAATTAGGGAAAGAAGATTATAAAAAGCTGATTAGAATAAAAAAAACTACGCCAATGATACGAGTTGTTTTTCGTTTATTTAATTTGATGTTATTGAAATAGGACTTTTAGTTTCAGTATCAAATATTGGGCTCGTCAAACACTTTTAGGAGCTTGCTAATATAGGTTAATACTCAAAGCTGAAGCTGTTTAGTCACTTTCATAACGGTTGAAAATACATATGGTACAGATACAAAGAAATCTAACCCACCACATTTTTCGGGCGCAACTTCCATGCATTTTCCGATCTACTTCCCGAGTAGGCGGTCAAAGGTTTGGTGTTATTCCGTTGGCCACTTGTTGTTGTTTAGCAGATAAAGAACCTTTGAAATAAAATCTTCCTTTAAAGCCAAACTAAATCGTGTTTTTGCCATCACTGTACTTTTTGATGCCCAAATTTGGTTTGTTGGGTGCATCTTGCCATAGTGTTTCTAGTGGGGGATCGAGTTGGTCTTTGATTTCTGCTTGTTTCGTAAGCCAAGCGTCTCGTTCTTCTTTTGACTTTCGTCCATTTTTTGGGGTGGTACCGCCTCTTTTTTTCATCAGTATACTTCAGTTGAAATTACGCTTCGGTTTATCGAATACGTGGTAGATAGCAAAACAATTCGTTTCGTAACAGGTAAAGGTATTCGGGATTGTTCTCTATTTTTGTTATTGGATATTTATGTTAATATTAATTTGTACTTAAGCTAACCGCGAAGTTTATTTCAATAAAAAATTTTATATATTGATTTCCTATAATCTTATCTGAAAAGAAGGGAAAATGATTGAGCCAAAAAAATCAAGATAGAAAACAGATGCAAAAAAAGATTCAAGTTTTATATAGAAAGATAAAACAGCAGCAGAAAGAAGATAAAGATGTCAATAAAATTGCAATAGTCATTGTAAATATTTGCGCAGTATTAGCTATTTTAGTACTTATCTTATACTATTGGTAGATTCAATTGAAAAAAGAACTCCGAATAAAGAAAACCTAGGGAGATTTTAGTCTTCCTAGGTTTTCATTCATATTATTTATCTGTTTGTTCTTGCTTCTTTTTCAAATACTCCGCACGTATTTTTTCAAGTTGCTGCTTTTTATCAAATTGGGCAGGCTTGTGTTTTTCATGATACTTTGTCACAGCTACCTTACCTTTGGTATCCAATTGATATTTCCCCACTTTGTTCACCTACTTTTCTTGTCCTTGAAGAAAATCTATTCTACAAATATAATATACCTTATTTTACTGAAGTAAACCTTATTAGTGTACTGCTAACCTTGCATATATCCGTAAAAACATTAAAAACAAAGTAAGCCCGAAATATAAAAAGAAAGCGTCCCTTTTCGGTACACACGACGAATGGTCAGAAAAGCTGTGGTCGTCTTTTCCTTGGGATTTTGTATAGGTTAATGGCACATAGAGCAACAGTTAAGAAGAGCTTATTAATGAAACGGAAGTGGGGAAGCAATTATCAATTACGCCAAGGTGAAATTGAAAAACTTAAATCCTCTTTTTCAGAACCGAGTATAAAAACTCAGCATCTTTTCCGACTCCACAAATAAGTGCCGATCCTCTTTGATGTTGCCACGGTAGTCCGATATAATATAACCCTTGTATTGGACTCAAACCTCTTTTATGAAGAGGAAAACCATTTGCATCTAAAACTCCCTCTATGTCTATCCATTTGTAGTCAGGAACAAATCCTGTTGACCAAATAATATTTTGCACGTTACTTTTACTATGATCATTAAACATTATTTCTCTGCCTTGTGTCTTTATGACTCTCGGTTTAATATGTATTCTCTCATTGCTGATCAGATGCTTTAACTCAAGGCCAAAAATTGGGTCATTTTGTTTTCGAAACCATAATCCGCGCCTTGTATCCGTTCCTGCATATAAGAGACCAATTTTTTCTAACCAGTAAAAAATGCTTTTGCCTAAAATATTTAGTGGCAAAAATTTAAAAGGATGGCTAATAGCAATGGTTACTTCGCGATTTTCTGCAAGCTCTGTTGCAATTTGCGTGCCAGAATTTCCTCCTCCAATTACAAGAACAGGACCATCTGGAATCATCTCAGGTGATAGGTATTGGGAAGAATGAATTTGAAACACCTCTTGTGAAAGACTTTGGGAAATTGAAGGAATGAACGGTTTCTGAAAAGCGCCAGATGCGATGATAACATGTTTAGAATGAAATATCCCCTTATCAGTATTGACTTCAAATGTACTT
Proteins encoded in this region:
- a CDS encoding NAD(P)/FAD-dependent oxidoreductase, yielding MLDIIVIGAGQAGLSMGYYLQQGGYNFVIFDGEKRIGNTWRNRYDSLILFTPKSYSSLPGMRLEGDKNALPTKEEIADYLEAYAKHFLLPVKMETTVLKVQKIKSTFEVNTDKGIFHSKHVIIASGAFQKPFIPSISQSLSQEVFQIHSSQYLSPEMIPDGPVLVIGGGNSGTQIATELAENREVTIAISHPFKFLPLNILGKSIFYWLEKIGLLYAGTDTRRGLWFRKQNDPIFGLELKHLISNERIHIKPRVIKTQGREIMFNDHSKSNVQNIIWSTGFVPDYKWIDIEGVLDANGFPLHKRGLSPIQGLYYIGLPWQHQRGSALICGVGKDAEFLYSVLKKRI
- a CDS encoding S-layer homology domain-containing protein, whose translation is MLKRKIWSKILCSMLVLMILTSFPLNSTGGDENKISEPSERVSLALPNSTQLHLEANGLLLQKTTSSNKTYIRSMDQTTVYDLFEDGENLGSIKVTVREIDNGDFFIFTQLQNKSSKGYSASISYPISGNVQYDLIDFERQEIQHEHDNVSGVDPTTYPIGLLKVNENENENLVTNMMISRNYVTKELIKKYENGDKSVVRELTSENKNLNLIKDNNGLTVTLPLHSVGNDLSENWVLVAQEPLFKKEQALDEWISQSTKHYKEINKWYTAEGPYTKLPWSIEPETKLGYGRNLVRVQDKKALNYYETTQERYFYDLLLNSIANLFIFQGDKKGLWETEYTSTWLKKDYGINAPYIDTRHNEKIALFLKEAGNILDIKELKNSTIIYADFLVNQAKNGNIIEVPKGGYLVTDYYSPQQAKKTHVSLNHALGEMNFLLETYQQTKGESYIDVARNMRRGVESIGEKWLRENGDVWYQVNGDFTFEGTDYPLLTLEDLLKSQQTWEAVGEKRSEIFDRLIRSKTQYLVESKQEILRPVAISLINQGFGDIIEGYNNIPKF
- a CDS encoding DUF1295 domain-containing protein, translating into MYGIKKSTIKEKILILVAEIIYLIIAYYLLFITYDKSGISLGLFIALIITALRLTAMMFIWLPRGIAWQEAIMNSIAFGIYYLGFPILMITSNQDPNVTVLIVGWVLFLGGSMLNTVSELLRKPFKDNPENQGKLYTDGLFKYAIHINYLGDCLWVLGLALISNNIYSLLIPLSLFLVFVFGYIPKSDDYLQNKYGEQFTIYKQKTKKLIPFVW